Proteins from one Camelina sativa cultivar DH55 chromosome 8, Cs, whole genome shotgun sequence genomic window:
- the LOC104707662 gene encoding putative FBD-associated F-box protein At1g05080, with product MECHYCHKKGHLKKDCWKLKRDNKQQGKQEEVDRVIYCGHTTKDLPLTWIQPSSVPRCVSSQLKDFEWNGYVGREEEEQVLTYVLANSNCLKLATITLSLLTCEFESDFELAKKMTMDRLKDIPRVLTESQLITTRN from the exons ATGGAGTGTCACTACTGTCACAAGAAAGGACACTTGAAGAAAGATTGCTGGAAGTTGAAAAGAGATAACAAGCAGCAAGGGAAGCAAGAAGAAGTAGATCGAGTGATCTATTGC GGACATACCACCAAGGATCTTCCACTTACTTGGATCCAACCGAGTTCTGTTCCTAGATGCGTGTCGTCACAACTCAAGGATTTTGAGTGGAATGGATATgtagggagagaagaagaggaacaggTCTTGACATACGTCTTAGCAAACTCCAACTGTTTAAAGCTTGCAACAATCACTCTGAGTTTACTCACCTGCGAGTTTGAATCCGACTTCGAGCTTGCAAAGAAGATGACGATGGATCGGTTGAAAGACATTCCTAGGGTTTTAACAGAATCCCAGcttatcactacaagaaattga